In Rutidosis leptorrhynchoides isolate AG116_Rl617_1_P2 chromosome 6, CSIRO_AGI_Rlap_v1, whole genome shotgun sequence, the DNA window CCCCTTTTCGCTTTGTTTCTTTTTTGTAATCAATATCGGCCGTAGTGTAGCCTTGTGAAGATGTTCCAACGGAAGCGGAATCTTGTGAATTATCCATTATAGGATAAGTAAGTAGAGATTAGAGAATATTTAGTGATTTAGAAAGAAATGTGAGAATGTTTGTTGGTGCATTTTCAACCAAAACATTACCATGTATTTATAATGGACTTTGTGGGGTTAAAATGgtcaaaaaaaactcaaaaaactgcaaaaaaaggttgaaactgcaaaaaaaaaaaaggctATTTTTTTGAAAAACCGGATCGGTTAAAATCCGGTTTATATCCGGAAAAAATCCGGTTAGCTCGAAAATCTGGATCCGGTTGGAACCGGATCGGATCTCGGATCCGGATTTCGCTGTTTCCGGTTCTAGTTCTGTCCGGTTCCGGATCGGATCTGGATCCGGTTTTTTTGCCCATCTCTACGTGGGAGTAACACGAGTGCACATTACATCCCATATTTTACTAACTGCCATCATAAACGTGCAGCTTCTTACTGGGCCTCTAGTAAATGATATCAAGCACATGGGCCGCAACTGGGCTATAAATTGGGCTTCACATGGGCCGTATCACTGTACATGAATGAACAGTTCAAGATGATCATCGTGAACCAAATGAAGTTGAAGATTAACAGTCATCCGGAAATAACCCAAGCTTAATGAAAATAATTTAGAATTTACATGTACACAAAGATTGGACATATAAAGAAAGAGTGCGTGTATTCTCTACATGGTGATATTTGCAAACATAAATTTTAAGACCAAAAATAAATGTGAAGTGTGTCACATCTCAAGAATGCATATAATATTCTAAAAAACAAGTCATGACATGTTGAAAGTCATGACATGTTGAAGTGCCATATCGATCTTCTAAATATAACCTTTGTTTAAACCTCATATTGGTTAATGTCGTCCTTAAGGTTTAGGTAACTGAAGCTAGGAACTTTGCTCACCCTATGGTGGTTGTGGTGGCGGCTCTCGGCAACATCTACCAAACTGCACATTTTAGGCAAAAACCGACCACTGCCGCCACTTTTTCTCTTTCCCTTCCGCCATGAAATGTTCAAGAATCGAAAGCTTGGCCAAAATTTAGTACCGCCACCATTACCATAACGATGCTTTTCGTCTTGATCTATTGTGCTCTTTGTTGAACACTTGGTATGATCAATACCTTCATTACCACAATTAGACTCAAGTCTTCTGAAATATTCTATCTCTTTCATCACAAGGTTTCCAACTGTGCCACGTGCCCCTATCTCAATTGGAACAGGATCACCACCGCCCATTTTGTCCGGCATGATGGTAGCAGCGGCTGAGGTGATGGTCATGGTGTTATTTTTGGTTTTGATCAATTGTTGTTGGGAAAAAGTTTGCTTTTGGTGTGATGCACTACTTTTGCTTTGTACATAGAATGTAATATATTCCATTTCTAACAAAGTGGTCATGCCTTTGATAAAGTGAATAATGAGATGGTTTTTTTCTTTTGGTAAAAATATAAGCTTTTTGTATGAAGATGTTATGATTCACACTGATGGCTATGCTAGTTTTATTAATGCTTCACCTTAAATTTCatttttttattatcactattattattattattattataataattattattattattataataataataataaacttaaaagttttaaaacttacaaaaaattagtgggaagcctagagacaatctgggcccccacacatctagcaatagcaaaacctatcctagtaaaaatatgagcagcagcaccggcaccaatatcttgcgccatcgaactcttctgaacccgctttagcaaagaaacagcctccttctctaattccccaagggaagaaaatgagaaaggaatgaaaccataaccaatcgccagacaactagattcgtacttgacccgcttccgacgagccgcattaatcacagcacgtccagggacaaagtcagaaagcccagactgtgtcaaaggagaagaccctgtcaagtcaacacaaacatcgcgaccacaatcccaggaataaagtaacacatctgcaggtctgagggccctgtcgttccttccagacaacccaatgtcaacctcctttctcgctgaaatcccagatcgataacaaacatcaacaagggaatcccggacaatattatgtcgatgcttaatacccaccataccagcacaagacaccgcgtgatccccgaaaatatccccagtaaaaacccttgaacaggcagaacatgccgtcgagatagagaacaatggaacacctaaccggtagcacaacacacatcggtaagtctttgcgttcatcgtctgacccaaccccaaaatagggactgcccttagccaagcagaggtgtgatcactctgctgtgatttccataaggctgattgtcggggagataacgaaaaagtggattctgcagaagcggtaacctttgtgaaataaacatctgccaatttcttcatgagtattggggcagcgaactcactcggattacctaaaatatcaaacccaaccgttttattaaacagacccaatgcatcttcaaaagcacgaccaagaccaacaatacccgcatgacgtaggagcttggtctgcaatccagcagactgtaatcgagaagccagaaaagcataatgacgaacatctcccgcagaataaacaccaagccctccaaatgcaaatggcaaggtggcaagccgccactgccaatcaccaaacccaggccctgaagcagtaacaatacgctccaaggaagatcgaagggctccatcgaaagcgcgttgagccgcctcaaatatactaggaggacaagtacgcaaggaaaagtagagttttgaaactcccgtacatgccctaagcaacaacaactcacactgaggatcatcaagcttagcaaccttatccataagcgcaatggacttggtcaccctttgcatcaccagttcactactaaaaccaggatcggaacttgcgggggccccaagcaacttaacaccatttaaaggccgagcaatattaggaggaaagacacctacttgcctgctgcgagggtcctccgtaggccagaaaatttctgttttttcaacgttgagatgcagcccaaaacgaggcccatcctccataatcaaatgcaaaaccttccccaccaccaaagtgtccccaataatagtaccatcatccaaataccacgcctgaagacaaacctcaaaattatctctgattttagaaaccaagggttgtaggaccaaagcaaaaagcagcggaccaaggggatcaccctgttgtaccccctgagaagaccataaagTGTGGTtcccatatattattattattattattattattactgttgtttattattattttattatcattactaatagacGAGTAATTTTTGTATATTGGTGTATGTTTCTTTTGTATATATGTATGTTTCTtgtacatatgtatgtatgtacgtatattTATGAATGTATGTATGTAGATTTTGTAATGTATGTAATCATGTCTATTTATGTATGTAGGTATGTAACGATGAATGTACACTTATGAATCTTCTATTTAAGTGATCTATGTACGTATGTTTTATGCATGGACGCATCTTCATGTGGAGTGATTTATGTATTTCTTGTTTTCGATTTTTACCCGGACCCCTTATTAGTATGTGTTTTGTATGTGTCTGTAGGGATGTATGATGTATGTATGGATGTACGTGTTATATATGTACACATGTTTACGTAGGTTAGTTTgtttttgtatgtatgtatgtaagttTTTGCATGTTTTTGttggtgtgtatatatgtatgcatgtatatatgtttgtagataTGTATGTTtatgtaggtatgtatgtatgtatggtaTTTTTTATTTATGTGTGCATGTATGTATGCATGTGTATGTaggtatgtatttatgtatatatgcatgcacgtatgtatgtatgcatgcaatTATGTAGGTATGTATGCTTATGTAGGTATGTATTTTATGTATGTATGGTTGTATGTACgtatgtaagtatgtatgtatgtatgtgtgtatgtaggtatgtatatatgtgtagcgacccaacaaaatcgtcattgacggcgccgtctacatagttcccgttacgtggtcataagtctttaaaatgacgtttgaccgaaatatgtcgcattcatttcaaatgtaaaagtgtttcaagtttaacaaggtagttccacgactagttacattacaatgtttaacgtacaaatgaaacctatgcgacacaattttgaaagtaagccaaaagatgctccatgtatgcatatatactcgacatccaagcaagtatcaaaaagagtgcgaaagcatgtatcacatagcgtttaaggacctgagaaaacatatagaaaactgtcaacgaaaaacgttggtgaaatcataggtgtattagtaacgttgtttttgaaccacaagatttaatatagttgattatcaaattgtttgtattccaaaagtatgttcgcgagcacccaattatcaagacttaactgttttgtaccctgttacgtagtgttagaacatacactatactcgaaaatatatttcatccgctaacggtagcgaaccgttcgaatgaggctcatcaagcccatgtgatcaaataatataagttctcgtttacaccctgcaagtgtaactaatgataattgaattgaggctttttgtgtgatgccccgtacaaaaccatcgtgtacgaatcatcaacaacaggatcattacaaggttaagtactatatgctctaataaaagaagttgcattcacgataaaaagatgacatcataaccgacatcaattgttttacaccaacagtatgcttctacgaatagcaagcatgaataaatgcatataacccttaggtcattacaaaacatagtttcaaatgtattaaagtttgaatgcaagataaacagttcatacggtgataacactagagcagcgggtgtctacggcaagactagcacgacagcggaagcaaataaccttaagcacctgagaaaaacatgcttaaaaacgtcaacacaaaggttggtgagctatagtttaagtataacagtatgtaaagtaggccacgagatttcagtgctataaagagcgtttcaaaatagtatgataaagtatatgttaaccgtgggcacttggtaactaacttaacgtttataccccctgaatgtacacttggaaagtgcgtatgtttacgaagtattaaacactcgttaaatgctagcgctactagcccgagtggggatgtcaaactctatggatccatatctaagattcgcgttcacggttcaaaaaccaatgattaaatgttaccgagctaaagggaatgtttatgctgttgtataacccagacatatataagtttaagtactcgtgcctagtatgtaaaatataaaatccgcatgtattctcagttcccaaaataagttaaagtaaaaagggaatgctataactcacaatgataaagaagcggtaaagtatgagtcggaaagtaagcaagtatgtaggttgtccaaacgggtcctcaacctaactcaaatagtactaagtcagtaaatggtccgaataggtttaaaagtatgtaaattaggtcttaaaggtcatcatcattcatcattaaacaaaaggtgtaaagtaagtttcgttcatgaaagtagtttaaaacaaaggctgagttcggtcagtcatcactgcctctatacctactgaaataaggtgaggccagtggccatggctccgtatataagtcctttagttgtggtaaaaattccagaagcaagcTCATCTTCGttcgaccgtggcgacggtctaagtgcgagtaggtcagaattttcagcacaacattaaaaggacatagtaacgatcggagggccataaatcctaaaccgtaactcggattaagacgagtccttatgaaaagttatctactcgaacagagctatcttaaAATCATCTTTAcggtagcccaggtcgtacgggtcagacacagaaacagtaaaacagtagggtcagtaggttccggtggttcttggtgctcgatgctcatcatggttctcatccttgatgcatatagcttcaagtgtacaactcgttgatgtgtttgcatcatcttcaccaaggtttgaccatcataacccaagtgtaagtctaagacatgaagcacaactcacttaagtgttgcaagtgtttgatgaaccaaagttacatcaaagtcttagatgtaacacatacatgaaatgtaaaagtaatattaaccaagttttgactattatgacacaagtgtaggtctaagacatgtagcacaactcacttaagagttatatgaagtttgatgaatcaaagttacatcaaagtcttagatccaacacatacatgaactttaaaactaataataagttacaaacttgaaagtaaacttataaaatcaagatcttaagttgtagaacatagttcttagttagatcttgaagatcctagacccaaaagtctagatctaacataagtgtactgtagtgacccgaacttttccgaacctttctatgattatatgtttaatgaaaactatatttacatgattaaatgtttccaacatgttatgcaatcaaacttgttaagacttggttaattgaaacggaaattttgtaaacgtctgattacccagtttgaccaatgattcacgaacgctataagttgtatatgacatgatgatacataaatgattaaatatatatgtttaacatgatataatgatcatcaagtatctaattaaaaatagtaacaataagttatatacttaaaatggAGACTATTgaagtatgaaactcgaaacgatacatataacgattatcgttataaccacgtcttactaaatatatatgaagcatattaatacattgttatattatatataacatgataatatgataattaaatatatcattaagtgtattaacaatgaactacataagtaaaaacaagactactaacttaaggatttcgaaacgagacatatatgtaacgattatcgttgtaacgacatttaaatgtatatatcatattaagatatattaatatatcataatatcatgataatataataatttaaaatctcatttgatattataaactttgggttaacaatatttaacaagatcgttaacctaaaggtctcaaaacaacacttacatgtaacgactaacgatgacttaacgactcagttaaaatgtatatacatatagtgttttaatatgtattcatacacttttgaaagacttcaagacacttatcaaaatacttctacttaacaaaaatgcttacaattacatcctcgttcagtttcatcaacaattctactcgtatgcacccgtattcgtactcgtacaatacacagcttttagatgtatgtactattggtatatacactccaatgatcagctcttagcagcccatttgagtcacctaacacatgtgggaaccatcatttggaaactagcatgaaatatctcataaaattacaaaaatatgagtaatcattcatgacttatttacatgaaaacaaaattacatatcctttatatctaatccatacaccaacgaccaaaaacacctacaaacactttcattcttcaattttcttcatctaattgatctctctcaagttctaacttcaagttctaagtgttcttcataaattctacaagttctagttacataaaatcaagaatactttcaagtttgctagctcacttctaatcttgtaaggtgatcatcaaacctcaagaaatctttgtttcttacagtaggttatcattctaatacaaggtaataattatattcaaactttggttcaatttctataactataacaatcttatttcaagtgatgatcttacttgaacttgttttcgtgtcatgattctgcttcaagaacttcgagctatccaaggatccattgaagctagatccatttttctcttttccagtaggtttatccaaggaacttaaggtagtaattatgttcataacatcattcgattcatacataaaaagctatcatattcgaagtggtaaactagtaatcactagaacatagttaagttaattctaaacttgttcgcaaataaagttaatccttctaactacacttttaaaatcaactatacacatgatctatatctatatgatatgctaacttaatgatttaaaacccgaaaacacgataaacaccataaaaccggatttacgccgtcgtagttacaactggggactgttttggtttggataattaaaaactatgaaaaactttgatttaaaagctatacttctgggaaaatgatttttcttatgaacatgaaaccatatccaaaaatcatggttaaactcaaagagaaagtatgtttttcaaaacagtcatcaagatgtcgttctttccgactataaacctataccttttctgtttattttcataaattcaagttcaatatgaaaccgtggccacttaaatcactcaaaacggattagaaacgaagaaatggcgagcaaaacaaaattggtaaaaactactcattttagctacgtgaaaattggtaacaaatctattccaaccataacttaat includes these proteins:
- the LOC139854460 gene encoding uncharacterized protein — translated: MTITSAAATIMPDKMGGGDPVPIEIGARGTVGNLVMKEIEYFRRLESNCGNEGIDHTKCSTKSTIDQDEKHRYGNGGGTKFWPSFRFLNISWRKGKRKSGGSGRFLPKMCSLVDVAESRHHNHHRVSKVPSFSYLNLKDDINQYEV